The following are encoded in a window of Amycolatopsis lexingtonensis genomic DNA:
- the pdxH gene encoding pyridoxamine 5'-phosphate oxidase, with the protein MMPGIEDQVEDAVVRLPGMRVAYDGAAFDESALAATWTDQLQGWLNQAVAAGIAEPNAMVLATADAEGRPSSRTVLCKGLDERGVVFYTNYTSTKSHDLTATRYASVTFPWYPLQRQVHVRGEVEKVGTKETAEYWAKRPRGSQLGAWASPQSRVVDGRRALDNALSGIERRFADVEHIPAPPHWGGWRIRPDLVEFWQGREDRMHDRLRYVRTDDGWHVERVAP; encoded by the coding sequence ATGATGCCGGGAATCGAGGACCAGGTGGAAGACGCCGTAGTACGGCTTCCGGGAATGCGGGTGGCCTATGACGGCGCCGCGTTCGACGAATCCGCGCTCGCCGCCACCTGGACCGACCAATTGCAGGGCTGGCTGAACCAGGCCGTCGCCGCCGGCATAGCCGAACCGAACGCGATGGTCTTGGCGACGGCGGACGCCGAGGGCCGCCCTTCGTCGCGCACCGTGTTGTGCAAGGGCCTCGACGAGCGCGGCGTCGTGTTCTACACGAACTACACGTCGACCAAGAGCCACGACCTGACCGCGACCCGGTACGCGTCGGTGACGTTCCCCTGGTACCCGCTGCAGCGCCAAGTCCACGTCCGCGGCGAGGTGGAGAAGGTCGGCACCAAGGAGACGGCGGAGTACTGGGCGAAGCGCCCGCGCGGTTCGCAGCTGGGGGCGTGGGCGTCCCCGCAGTCCCGTGTGGTCGACGGGCGGCGTGCGCTGGACAACGCGTTGAGCGGGATCGAGCGCCGGTTCGCGGACGTGGAGCACATCCCGGCGCCGCCGCACTGGGGCGGGTGGCGGATCCGGCCGGATCTCGTGGAGTTCTGGCAGGGGCGGGAGGACCGGATGCACGACCGGTTGCGGTACGTGCGGACGGATGACGGGTGGCACGTGGAGCGGGTCGCCCCCTGA
- a CDS encoding citrate synthase 2 has protein sequence MTTSTISKPQPSGQPDDGFRPGLEGVVAFHTEIAEPDRDGGALRYRGVDIEDLAGKVTFGDVWGLLVDGRFGHGLPPAEPFPLPVHTGDVRVDVQAALAMLAPIWGYRPLLDITDEEAREQLARASVMALSYVAQSARGIGQPAVPQTRVDEAHSITERFLIRWRGEPDPAHVKALDAYWVSAAEHGLNASTFTARVIASTGADVAAAMSGAIGAMSGPLHGGAPARVLPMIEEVERTGDPAGLVKGILDRKERLMGFGHRVYRAEDPRARVLRRTCQELGATRYEAAAALEQAALKELRERRPDHPIETNVEFWAAVILDFAQVPPHMMPAMFSSARTAGWAAHILEQKRTGRLVRPSAKYVGPAPRTPEDVEGWELVTKH, from the coding sequence GTGACTACCTCCACGATCAGCAAGCCACAGCCGTCCGGCCAACCCGACGACGGCTTCCGACCGGGTCTGGAAGGCGTCGTCGCCTTCCACACCGAAATCGCCGAACCCGACCGGGACGGCGGTGCGCTGCGCTACCGCGGCGTCGACATCGAGGACCTCGCCGGCAAGGTGACCTTCGGTGACGTCTGGGGCCTCCTCGTGGACGGCCGGTTCGGGCACGGCCTGCCGCCCGCCGAGCCCTTCCCGCTGCCGGTGCACACCGGCGACGTCCGGGTGGACGTCCAGGCCGCGCTCGCCATGCTCGCGCCGATCTGGGGCTACCGCCCGCTGCTCGACATCACCGACGAAGAGGCCCGCGAGCAGCTGGCCCGCGCCTCGGTGATGGCCCTCTCCTACGTCGCGCAGTCGGCGCGCGGCATCGGCCAGCCTGCCGTCCCGCAGACCCGCGTCGACGAGGCCCACTCGATCACCGAGCGGTTCCTGATCCGCTGGCGCGGCGAGCCCGACCCGGCGCACGTCAAGGCGCTGGACGCCTACTGGGTGTCGGCGGCCGAGCACGGCCTCAACGCCTCGACCTTCACCGCCCGCGTCATCGCCTCCACCGGCGCGGACGTCGCGGCGGCCATGTCGGGCGCCATCGGCGCGATGTCGGGCCCGCTGCACGGCGGCGCCCCGGCCCGCGTGCTGCCGATGATCGAAGAGGTCGAGCGCACCGGCGACCCGGCGGGCCTGGTCAAGGGCATCCTCGACCGCAAGGAACGCCTGATGGGCTTCGGCCACCGCGTCTACCGCGCCGAGGACCCGCGGGCGCGCGTGCTGCGCCGCACCTGCCAGGAGCTCGGCGCGACCCGCTACGAGGCGGCCGCCGCGCTGGAGCAGGCGGCGCTGAAGGAGCTGCGCGAGCGGCGCCCGGATCACCCGATCGAGACGAACGTCGAGTTCTGGGCCGCCGTGATCCTGGACTTCGCCCAGGTCCCGCCGCACATGATGCCCGCGATGTTCAGCTCGGCCCGCACCGCCGGCTGGGCCGCGCACATCCTCGAGCAGAAGCGCACCGGACGCCTGGTGCGCCCGTCGGCCAAGTACGTCGGCCCGGCGCCCCGCACCCCCGAGGACGTCGAGGGCTGGGAACTGGTCACCAAGCACTGA
- a CDS encoding urease accessory protein UreD, translating into MKAHARLTACFDGSRTVLRELRSMAPLTLFPRRGRGSTAVVHLVNSATAPLGGDDLLLTVRVGPGASLRLSGVAATLALPGLHGESSLSTVEVIVEPGGSLEYLPEPTVITSRARHSAVFRGELAADAYLHTREVLVLGRAGEAPGSLTTTQSVTRGGVPVLRQTLSVGSALDRSLAVLAGRRVLATDLVVGGPELPAASGEWWSRTPLAAGGTLTTSLAPDAVTALKVFH; encoded by the coding sequence GTGAAGGCCCACGCCCGGTTGACGGCGTGCTTCGACGGCTCGCGGACGGTGCTGCGCGAGCTGCGTTCGATGGCGCCGTTGACGTTGTTCCCCCGCCGGGGCCGCGGCTCGACGGCCGTGGTCCACCTGGTCAATTCGGCGACGGCCCCGCTGGGCGGGGACGACCTGCTGCTGACCGTCCGCGTGGGGCCGGGCGCGTCCCTCCGGTTGTCCGGCGTGGCGGCGACACTTGCGTTGCCGGGTCTCCACGGTGAGTCGTCACTGTCCACTGTGGAGGTGATCGTGGAGCCGGGTGGCTCGCTGGAGTACTTGCCGGAACCGACGGTGATCACCTCCCGCGCCCGGCATTCCGCGGTCTTCCGCGGGGAGCTGGCCGCGGACGCGTACCTGCACACGCGGGAGGTGCTGGTGCTCGGCCGGGCGGGCGAGGCGCCGGGGTCCTTGACGACCACGCAGTCGGTCACCCGGGGCGGGGTTCCTGTGCTGCGCCAGACACTTTCGGTCGGCTCGGCGCTGGACCGGAGCCTGGCGGTGCTGGCGGGCCGCCGGGTGCTGGCGACGGACCTGGTGGTCGGCGGCCCGGAGCTGCCGGCGGCGTCGGGCGAGTGGTGGTCCCGCACCCCGCTCGCCGCCGGCGGCACCCTGACGACCTCCCTGGCCCCCGACGCGGTGACGGCTTTGAAGGTGTTTCACTGA
- a CDS encoding urease subunit beta gives MHPGEIIPGDEPVELNPGRPRVRLLVRNLGDRPVQVGSHYHFAAVNPGLEFDRDAARGHRLDVPAGTSVRFEPGVEREVDLVPLAGARRVPGLRTEFSGEF, from the coding sequence ATGCACCCAGGTGAGATCATTCCCGGCGACGAGCCGGTCGAGCTGAACCCCGGCCGCCCGCGCGTGCGGCTGCTGGTCCGCAACCTCGGCGACCGGCCGGTCCAGGTCGGCTCGCACTACCACTTCGCCGCGGTGAACCCCGGCCTCGAATTCGACCGCGACGCCGCCCGCGGCCACCGGCTCGACGTCCCGGCCGGCACGTCGGTGCGGTTCGAACCCGGCGTCGAACGGGAAGTGGATCTCGTTCCCCTCGCCGGCGCCCGCCGCGTTCCGGGCTTGCGGACCGAATTTTCCGGGGAGTTCTGA
- a CDS encoding TetR/AcrR family transcriptional regulator — protein sequence MARTYGGVAPEQRRADRRERLLTAGLELFTSTGFRHTKITDVCGRAGVSTRNFYEEFTGKEDVLRILHDRINTLALEHVTVALDEVADADAMTRIATLLDVFIDTVTVDPRLPRLNYVEAVGVSAELEEQHQVWVDRWAAFIETEARRAAERGAAPDRDYRLTAIALVGAATGLLREWQAHEPPLPVEDVGAELRALMLAAIMRPEKISEIPGNPGAASDVKESSREGD from the coding sequence GTGGCTCGCACGTACGGCGGCGTCGCACCCGAGCAACGCCGCGCCGACCGGCGGGAGCGGCTGCTCACGGCCGGTCTCGAGCTGTTCACCTCCACCGGCTTCCGGCACACCAAGATCACCGACGTGTGCGGCCGCGCCGGCGTTTCGACGCGGAACTTCTACGAGGAGTTCACCGGCAAGGAAGACGTGCTCCGCATCCTGCACGACCGGATCAACACGCTCGCGCTCGAACACGTCACCGTCGCGCTCGACGAAGTCGCCGACGCCGACGCCATGACCCGCATCGCGACGCTGCTCGACGTCTTCATCGACACGGTCACCGTCGACCCCCGGCTGCCGCGGCTCAACTACGTCGAAGCGGTCGGCGTCAGCGCGGAGCTGGAGGAGCAGCACCAGGTCTGGGTCGACCGCTGGGCGGCCTTCATCGAGACGGAAGCGCGGCGCGCGGCCGAACGCGGCGCCGCGCCCGACCGCGACTACCGGCTGACGGCGATCGCGCTGGTCGGCGCGGCCACCGGCCTGCTGCGCGAGTGGCAGGCGCACGAGCCGCCGCTGCCGGTCGAAGACGTCGGCGCCGAGCTGCGGGCGCTGATGCTGGCGGCCATCATGCGGCCGGAAAAGATCTCGGAAATCCCGGGCAACCCCGGCGCGGCTTCGGACGTGAAGGAGTCGAGCCGGGAGGGGGACTAG
- a CDS encoding purine-cytosine permease family protein, with product MTETLSSAEESAPPKRRYAPLAANENREDYSLRFAAHSFRKWSPFVVATTALGGIAYLADFAIGASIVLSYGFTSGVLAILAAAVVIFVTGVPIAAACAKSGVDMDLLTRGAGFGYFGSTLTSLVYASFTVIFFSLEGSIMGQAFELALGIPLPVGYLLATLIVLPFALYGMGAVAKMQTWTQPLWIAGLVLPFVVVLVREPGKFAEFAHFAGTDGAGSGFSAIGFGLGMGVALSLIGQIGEQADYLRFMPEKTAENKRSWWAAVLAAGPGWVILGAAKQIGGALLAFLALGVVGKTHALEPIAPYLEAVKPALGPVALTFAALFVVVSQIKINTTNAYSGSLSFANFFSRVLHKHPGRVWYVLVNCGIALALMEFGAFGFLNKILGFYSNVAIAWIGAVCADLVIAKPLGLSPRYIEFKRAYLHKINPVGFGAMLVASAVSIVAYFGAFGPFLAAFSPLLALVIAVVLVPALAVATKGKYYLARENTVMTVEADLLATHTCAACGDPYEVPDVADCAKQDGPICSLCCTLDSTCHDMCQSAGPVSLGLPTVRTP from the coding sequence ATGACCGAGACCCTGTCCAGCGCCGAAGAAAGCGCCCCGCCGAAACGCCGCTACGCCCCGCTCGCGGCCAACGAAAACCGCGAGGACTACTCACTGCGCTTCGCCGCTCATTCGTTCCGGAAATGGTCACCGTTCGTGGTCGCGACGACGGCGCTGGGCGGTATCGCCTACCTCGCCGATTTCGCGATCGGCGCCAGCATCGTCCTTTCCTACGGCTTCACGTCCGGGGTCCTCGCGATCCTCGCCGCCGCCGTCGTCATCTTCGTGACCGGCGTGCCCATCGCGGCCGCCTGCGCGAAGTCCGGAGTGGACATGGACCTGCTGACCCGCGGAGCCGGCTTCGGCTACTTCGGGTCGACGCTGACGTCGCTCGTCTACGCGAGCTTCACCGTCATCTTCTTCTCGCTCGAAGGCTCGATCATGGGCCAGGCCTTCGAGCTCGCCCTCGGCATCCCCCTGCCGGTCGGCTACCTGCTCGCCACGCTGATCGTGCTGCCGTTCGCGCTCTACGGCATGGGCGCGGTCGCGAAGATGCAGACCTGGACGCAGCCGCTGTGGATCGCCGGGCTCGTGCTGCCGTTCGTCGTCGTGCTGGTCCGAGAGCCGGGCAAGTTCGCCGAGTTCGCGCACTTCGCGGGCACCGACGGCGCCGGCTCGGGGTTCTCCGCGATCGGGTTCGGCCTCGGCATGGGTGTCGCGCTGTCGCTGATCGGGCAGATCGGCGAACAGGCCGACTACCTGCGGTTCATGCCCGAAAAGACCGCCGAGAACAAGCGGTCGTGGTGGGCGGCGGTGCTCGCCGCCGGCCCCGGCTGGGTGATCCTCGGCGCCGCGAAGCAGATCGGCGGCGCGCTGCTGGCGTTCCTCGCGCTCGGCGTCGTCGGGAAGACGCACGCGCTCGAGCCGATCGCGCCGTACCTGGAAGCGGTGAAGCCCGCGCTCGGGCCGGTGGCGCTGACGTTCGCCGCGCTGTTCGTCGTCGTCTCGCAGATCAAGATCAACACGACGAACGCGTACTCGGGCTCGCTGTCGTTCGCGAACTTCTTCTCCCGCGTGCTGCACAAGCACCCCGGCCGCGTCTGGTACGTGCTGGTCAACTGCGGGATCGCGCTCGCGCTGATGGAGTTCGGCGCGTTCGGCTTCCTGAACAAGATCCTGGGCTTCTACTCGAACGTCGCGATCGCGTGGATCGGCGCGGTGTGCGCGGACCTGGTGATCGCGAAGCCGCTCGGGCTGTCGCCGCGCTACATCGAGTTCAAGCGGGCCTACCTGCACAAGATCAACCCGGTCGGGTTCGGCGCCATGCTGGTCGCGTCGGCGGTGTCGATCGTGGCGTACTTCGGCGCGTTCGGGCCGTTCCTGGCCGCGTTCAGCCCGCTGCTCGCGCTGGTCATCGCGGTCGTGCTGGTGCCGGCGCTCGCCGTCGCGACGAAGGGGAAGTACTACCTGGCGCGGGAGAACACCGTCATGACGGTGGAGGCCGACCTGCTCGCGACGCACACCTGCGCGGCCTGCGGCGACCCGTACGAGGTGCCGGACGTCGCGGACTGCGCGAAGCAGGACGGCCCGATCTGCTCGCTGTGCTGCACGCTCGACAGCACCTGCCACGACATGTGCCAGTCGGCCGGCCCCGTTTCGCTCGGCCTGCCGACGGTCCGGACCCCGTAG
- a CDS encoding urease subunit alpha gives MPQIDRERYAELFGPTTGDRIRLADTDLLIEVTEDRSMGPGGSGDEVLFGGGKVIRESMGQGTATRAEGTPDLVITGAVILDHWGVVKADVGVRDGRIVGIGKAGNPDTMDGVDPALVIGPSTEVLSGNGKILTAGGIDCHVHFICPQLVDTALAAGLTTLVGGGTGPNEGTKATTVTPGAWNLGRMLSAMDGYPVNVLLLGKGNTVRHDALREQLAAGAGGFKLHEDWGTTPAAIDACLTVADEAGVQVAIHTDTLNEAGFLESTVDAIGGRSINAYHTEGAGGGHAPDIIQVVSLPNVLPSSTNPTRPHTANTLDEHLDMLVVCHHLNPSVPEDLAFAESRIRPTTIAAEDVLHDMGAISMMSSDSQAMGRIGEVIIRTWQTAHVMKRRRGALPGDGAADNLRARRYVAKYTINPAIAHGMETEIGSVEVGKLADLVLWEPKFFGVRPHVVLKGGFPAWAAMGDANASIPTPQPVMARPMFGANIGAALSLHFVAPSALDSGLRETFGITRPLVAVSNMRARTKADMVLNDATPDVRVEPDSFAVHVDGELIEPQPVTELPMAQRYFLF, from the coding sequence ATGCCGCAGATCGACCGCGAGCGCTACGCCGAGCTGTTCGGCCCGACCACCGGCGACCGGATCCGGCTCGCCGACACCGACCTGCTGATCGAGGTCACCGAAGACCGTTCGATGGGGCCCGGCGGCTCCGGCGACGAGGTGCTCTTCGGCGGCGGCAAGGTCATCCGCGAGTCGATGGGCCAGGGCACGGCGACCCGCGCCGAGGGCACCCCCGACCTGGTCATCACCGGCGCGGTGATCCTCGACCACTGGGGTGTCGTCAAGGCCGACGTCGGGGTGCGCGACGGCCGGATCGTCGGCATCGGCAAAGCGGGCAACCCGGACACGATGGACGGCGTCGACCCGGCCCTGGTCATCGGACCGTCGACGGAGGTGCTGTCCGGCAACGGCAAGATCCTCACCGCGGGCGGCATCGACTGCCACGTCCACTTCATCTGCCCGCAGCTCGTCGACACGGCGCTGGCGGCCGGGCTGACCACCCTGGTCGGCGGCGGCACCGGTCCCAACGAGGGCACGAAGGCCACCACCGTCACGCCCGGCGCGTGGAACCTCGGCCGGATGCTGTCCGCCATGGACGGTTACCCGGTCAACGTCCTGTTGCTGGGCAAGGGGAACACCGTCCGGCACGACGCCCTGCGCGAGCAGCTCGCGGCCGGCGCGGGTGGCTTCAAGCTGCACGAGGACTGGGGCACCACGCCCGCCGCCATCGACGCCTGCCTGACCGTGGCCGACGAAGCCGGCGTGCAGGTCGCGATCCACACCGACACGCTGAACGAGGCCGGGTTCCTGGAGTCCACTGTGGACGCCATCGGCGGCCGCTCGATCAACGCGTACCACACCGAAGGCGCCGGCGGCGGGCACGCGCCGGACATCATCCAGGTCGTCTCGCTGCCGAACGTGCTGCCGTCGTCGACCAACCCGACCCGGCCGCACACGGCCAACACCCTCGACGAGCACCTCGACATGCTGGTCGTCTGCCACCACCTCAACCCCTCGGTGCCCGAGGACCTCGCCTTCGCCGAAAGCCGCATCCGGCCGACCACGATCGCCGCCGAAGACGTGCTGCACGACATGGGCGCGATTTCGATGATGAGCTCGGATTCGCAGGCGATGGGCCGGATCGGCGAGGTGATCATCCGGACCTGGCAGACCGCGCACGTGATGAAACGCCGTCGCGGCGCGCTGCCCGGCGACGGCGCGGCCGACAACCTGCGCGCGCGGCGTTACGTCGCCAAGTACACGATCAACCCGGCCATCGCGCACGGCATGGAGACCGAGATCGGCTCGGTCGAGGTCGGCAAGCTCGCCGACCTCGTGCTGTGGGAGCCGAAGTTCTTCGGCGTCCGCCCGCACGTGGTGCTGAAGGGCGGCTTCCCGGCGTGGGCGGCGATGGGCGACGCGAACGCGTCCATCCCGACGCCGCAGCCGGTCATGGCCCGCCCGATGTTCGGGGCGAACATCGGGGCGGCGCTGAGCCTGCACTTCGTCGCGCCGTCCGCTTTGGACAGCGGGCTGCGCGAGACGTTCGGCATCACGCGGCCGCTGGTCGCCGTGTCGAACATGCGCGCGCGGACCAAGGCGGACATGGTGCTCAACGACGCCACGCCGGACGTCCGCGTCGAGCCGGACAGCTTCGCCGTGCACGTCGACGGCGAGCTGATCGAACCGCAGCCGGTGACGGAACTGCCGATGGCGCAAAGGTACTTCCTGTTCTGA
- a CDS encoding TetR/AcrR family transcriptional regulator: MSPQARRDDLIRAALDLFGSRAPELVTVDDIVARAEVSRPLFYRYFPSLRELQVQALRTVTDGLIDGLAGLEEGPPETRLRAAVRGLIDVADHYRAGYIALLRSGSVIATSETDAAIDEVRNRAVALILDALAVTDPSPLLSLTLRCWTAVVEGALLSWLQERTVPREHLDTWLVDQLTAMLAATAAHDQAVTFT; this comes from the coding sequence ATGTCGCCGCAGGCGCGCCGCGACGACCTGATCCGCGCCGCGCTGGACCTGTTCGGTTCACGGGCGCCGGAACTGGTCACCGTGGACGACATCGTCGCGCGCGCCGAGGTGTCGCGGCCGTTGTTCTACCGGTACTTCCCGAGCCTGCGCGAGCTTCAGGTGCAGGCCCTGCGCACGGTCACCGACGGCCTCATCGACGGCTTGGCCGGGCTCGAGGAAGGCCCGCCGGAAACCCGGCTCCGGGCGGCGGTCCGGGGCCTGATCGACGTCGCCGACCACTACCGGGCCGGGTACATCGCGTTGCTGCGCAGCGGTTCGGTGATCGCGACGTCGGAGACGGACGCGGCGATCGACGAGGTCCGCAACCGCGCGGTGGCCCTGATCCTGGACGCGCTGGCCGTCACCGATCCCTCGCCTCTGCTCTCCCTCACCCTGCGCTGCTGGACGGCGGTGGTCGAGGGAGCCCTTCTGTCCTGGCTCCAAGAGCGCACGGTCCCGCGCGAGCACCTGGACACGTGGCTGGTCGACCAGCTCACGGCAATGCTCGCCGCCACCGCCGCCCACGACCAAGCCGTCACTTTCACGTGA
- a CDS encoding urease accessory protein UreF, which translates to MDLSALILADSRFPGGGHVHSGGLEEVVSRRLVTSVRDLPGFLSGRLRTAGFLAAVFAAASAHAAARTVSSGHWALLDAELDARTPSLAQREASRAQGRGTARAGRIAWPSPVLDALLAETPRPHHPVVLGALVGVAGGSPYDAAMAVAYLAVSGPASAVVRLLGLDPFAVNAVVARLDLDSVCSEAAAVAGDAPASLPSPGSPALDLFAEAHARHHQEEVRLFAS; encoded by the coding sequence ATGGACCTTTCGGCACTGATCCTCGCGGACTCCCGCTTCCCCGGCGGCGGGCACGTCCACAGTGGCGGGCTGGAGGAAGTCGTCTCCCGGCGGCTGGTGACTTCGGTGCGCGACCTGCCGGGATTCCTTTCCGGACGGTTGCGGACGGCGGGGTTCCTGGCGGCCGTTTTCGCCGCCGCGTCGGCACATGCCGCCGCGCGAACCGTCTCCAGTGGACATTGGGCGCTCCTGGACGCCGAGCTGGACGCGCGGACGCCGTCGCTCGCGCAACGGGAGGCGTCGCGGGCACAGGGGCGGGGGACCGCGCGGGCCGGGCGGATCGCCTGGCCGTCTCCCGTACTGGACGCGCTGCTGGCCGAGACCCCGCGGCCGCACCACCCGGTGGTGCTCGGCGCGCTGGTCGGCGTCGCGGGCGGTTCGCCATACGACGCGGCGATGGCGGTCGCGTACCTGGCGGTGAGCGGGCCGGCGAGCGCGGTGGTGCGGCTGCTGGGGCTGGATCCCTTCGCGGTCAACGCTGTCGTCGCGCGCTTGGATCTCGATTCCGTCTGTTCGGAAGCGGCGGCCGTGGCGGGGGACGCCCCGGCGTCGCTGCCTTCGCCGGGGTCGCCCGCGTTGGATCTGTTCGCCGAGGCGCACGCCCGGCACCACCAGGAAGAGGTGCGTCTCTTTGCCAGCTGA
- a CDS encoding urease subunit gamma, which yields MHLSPQERDKLLIHVAADVARKRLDRGVRLNYPEAVALITDHVLEGARDGCTVSELVASGRTVLSRAQVLDGVPEMVDSVQVEATFPDGTKLVTVHDPIV from the coding sequence ATGCACCTCAGTCCGCAGGAGCGCGACAAGCTGCTCATCCACGTCGCGGCGGACGTCGCGCGGAAGCGGCTGGACCGCGGCGTCCGGCTGAACTACCCCGAGGCGGTCGCGCTGATCACCGACCACGTCCTCGAAGGGGCCCGCGACGGGTGCACGGTCAGTGAGCTCGTGGCCAGCGGCCGTACCGTGCTGTCTCGTGCGCAGGTGCTCGACGGCGTGCCCGAAATGGTGGACTCGGTGCAGGTCGAGGCCACGTTCCCGGACGGCACGAAGCTCGTCACCGTGCATGACCCGATCGTGTGA
- the ureG gene encoding urease accessory protein UreG produces the protein MPAEGHGHGHFHEVNFDPTAAEPDHYDAAPTAGRAYRIGIGGPVGSGKTALTAALCRALGDEINLAVVTNDIYTTEDADFLRRAGVLDPARIEAVQTGACPHTAIRDDITANLDAVERLEEKFPDLDLVIIESGGDNLTAVFSRGLADSQIFVVDVAGGDKVPRKGGPGVTTADLLVINKIDIAHLVNADMAVMTSDAHRMRGELPVITQSLVDTPDAPDVAAWVRSLL, from the coding sequence TTGCCAGCTGAAGGCCACGGCCACGGTCACTTCCACGAGGTCAACTTCGACCCGACGGCCGCCGAACCCGACCACTACGACGCCGCGCCCACCGCGGGCCGCGCGTACCGGATCGGCATCGGCGGCCCGGTCGGCTCCGGCAAGACGGCGCTGACCGCGGCGCTGTGCCGCGCGCTCGGCGACGAGATCAACCTCGCCGTGGTGACGAACGACATCTACACGACCGAGGACGCGGACTTCCTGCGTCGCGCGGGCGTGCTGGACCCGGCTCGGATCGAGGCGGTGCAGACGGGCGCGTGCCCGCACACGGCGATCCGCGACGACATCACCGCGAACCTCGACGCGGTCGAGCGCCTGGAGGAGAAGTTCCCTGACCTGGACCTGGTGATCATCGAAAGCGGCGGCGACAACCTGACGGCGGTGTTCAGCCGCGGGCTGGCCGACAGCCAGATCTTCGTGGTGGACGTGGCGGGTGGCGACAAGGTGCCGCGCAAGGGCGGCCCCGGCGTCACGACGGCGGACCTGCTGGTGATCAACAAGATCGACATCGCGCACCTGGTGAACGCGGACATGGCGGTGATGACGTCGGACGCGCACCGGATGCGGGGCGAGCTGCCGGTCATCACGCAGTCCCTTGTGGACACCCCCGACGCGCCCGACGTCGCGGCCTGGGTCCGTTCCCTGCTGTGA
- a CDS encoding lipase family protein yields the protein MLRRLLVAVTLLFVAAAPAAQADPGALLSAQPTTVFVGPFPAPVKAWHLLYRSTSATGEPDAVSGTLLVPPTPWLRGGPRPLVTYAVGTHGLGDQCAPSALLARGAENESALLAQALSQGWAVVVTDYEGLGTPGTHTYAVGRSEGHAVLDAARAAARVPGAGLSAAGPVGVFGYSQGGQAAAWAAELQATYAPSLNVVGVAAGGVPADLNEVFRANDGGAAFGLVLGAATGFAAAYPDVPFESILNDRGREAVARVSQACTIELGAAAPFAHLQDFVTVPDPIHDPRWQARLASNYLGTTAPKVPVYLYHGTLDELIPFSVGTALRDRWKAAGAAVTWQEFPLLEHIAGVSIGGPAAMTWLGTKF from the coding sequence ATGCTTCGTCGGTTACTGGTCGCCGTCACCCTCCTCTTCGTGGCCGCCGCGCCGGCCGCGCAGGCCGATCCGGGCGCGCTGCTCTCCGCCCAGCCGACGACGGTGTTCGTCGGCCCCTTCCCGGCCCCGGTCAAGGCGTGGCACCTGCTCTACCGCTCGACGTCGGCGACTGGCGAGCCGGACGCGGTGTCCGGCACGCTCCTGGTCCCGCCGACGCCGTGGCTGCGCGGCGGCCCGCGCCCACTGGTCACGTACGCGGTGGGCACGCACGGCCTCGGTGACCAGTGCGCGCCTTCGGCGTTGCTGGCCCGGGGCGCCGAGAACGAAAGCGCGCTGCTGGCCCAGGCGTTGTCCCAGGGCTGGGCGGTCGTCGTCACGGACTACGAAGGCCTCGGCACACCGGGGACGCACACGTACGCGGTCGGCCGGTCCGAGGGCCACGCGGTGCTGGACGCGGCCCGGGCGGCCGCCCGGGTGCCCGGCGCCGGGCTGTCGGCGGCCGGCCCGGTGGGCGTGTTCGGCTACTCGCAGGGCGGCCAGGCGGCGGCGTGGGCGGCGGAGCTGCAGGCGACGTACGCGCCTTCGCTGAACGTCGTCGGTGTCGCGGCGGGCGGTGTCCCGGCGGACCTGAACGAGGTGTTCCGCGCCAACGACGGCGGCGCGGCCTTCGGCCTGGTCCTGGGCGCGGCCACGGGTTTCGCGGCGGCCTACCCGGACGTGCCGTTCGAGTCGATCCTCAACGACCGCGGCCGCGAGGCGGTGGCGCGGGTGTCGCAGGCGTGCACGATCGAACTGGGCGCGGCGGCGCCGTTCGCGCATTTGCAGGACTTCGTGACGGTGCCGGACCCGATCCACGACCCGCGCTGGCAGGCCCGGCTGGCGTCGAACTACCTGGGCACGACGGCCCCGAAGGTTCCGGTGTACCTCTACCACGGCACCTTGGACGAGCTGATCCCGTTCAGCGTCGGAACGGCGTTGCGAGACCGCTGGAAGGCGGCTGGTGCCGCTGTCACCTGGCAGGAGTTCCCGCTGCTGGAACACATCGCCGGCGTGTCCATCGGCGGCCCGGCGGCGATGACCTGGCTGGGCACGAAGTTCTGA